GCAGCGGCAGGAAGTTGACCTGCTTCAGGTACTGCATGGAGTTGCCGCCCTTCTCGTTCACGGCCCAGTTCAGGAAGTCGCGCATGACCTTGGCGGTTTCCGGCGAGGACTGCTTGCTGTTCACGATCACATACTCGTAGTTGATGATCGGATAGGACTCGGCGCCCGGCGCGAAGATCATGCTGATGCGCTCGTCCTTCGGGGTCTTCGGCACCATCGCGGCAGCAGCGGCCGGCACGGTCCGCTCGTCCAGCTTGACGAACTTGCCGGAGCGGTTCTTCAGCATCGCTTCGCCGAAGCCGGCCTTGTCGGTCTCGCTCTTGAAGCTGACGCCGACGTAGGCGATCGAGTACGGGCTGTTCTTCATCGCGGTGACCATGCCCGGGTTGCCGGTGGCACCGATCGCGCTGGGCACGGACGGCCAGCTGACGGACGTGCCGTAGCCGATCTTGTTGTGCCAGCCGGTGTCGCTGAAGCTCAGGAACTGGGTGAACATGAAGGTGTCGCCGCTGCCGTCAGCGCGGTGGATCGGCACGATTTCCTTGTGCGGCAGGGGCAGGCCGGGGTTCAGCGCCTTGATCTGGGCGTTGTCCCAGTAGCGGATCTGGCCGTCGTACATGCCGGCGATGACCGGGCCGTCCAGCTTCAGGTTCTTGTCGTTCAGACCCGGGACGTTGTAGTTGATCATCTGCGACGAGATGGCGACCGGAATGTTCAGCATCCCCGGGTTCTTCTTCATCTGCATGTCGCTGAGGTAGGCGTCGGACGCGCCGAACTGGGCTATGCCCTCGATCGACTGCGCGATACCCGTGCCGCTACCCGTGGAGGCGGTGTTGATGCGCACGTCCGGGTGGCTCTGGGTATAGGCAGGGACCCACAGGTTGAAGAGCGGGTAGAGCAGGCTGGAGCCCGTCTCCACCAGGTTGGTCGTGGCGGCGACGGCCGGGCCGGCAATGGCAATCATCGCCGCGGCGGCAATGACCACCCCCCGCTTGCTGATACGACGCTTGGCAACATGCATGGTCATGTCTGGATTCCTGATTGGATTCGAAGAGGTGACGGCTCAAATCGATAAGCCGCCGGCATTCTTTCAGTCGAATGTGACAGCTTCGTTGCATCGCCAGGGGCGATTCAGGCTGGGAAATTCTGCCTGGTGGCATGGAAATGCTGGTGGATCAGTCTGTTAGCTGGCGCAGCTCCAGGTCTTCCAGCGTCTTCCAGCGGTTGACGATTCCGCAAAACAGCCGCGCGGTCTGCTCGGCATCGTACACCGCCGAATGGGCCTGCTGGGCGTCGAAGGTCTGCCCGGCCGCCAGGACCGCCTTGCTCAGAACGGTCTGGCCATAGGCCAGGCCGCCCAGGGTGGCCGTGTCGAAACAGCTGAAGGGGTGGAACGGGTTGCGCTTGTTGCCGGTGCGGCGCACTGCGGCATTGAGAAAGCCCAGGTCGAAGGCTGCATTGTGGCCAACCAGGATCGCGCGCTGGCAGCCGCGTTCGCGCATGGCCTGGCGCACCGGCTGGAAGATGTGTTCCAGCGCGGTGCGCTCGTGCTGCGCGCCGCGCAGCGGGTTGTCCGGGTCGATGCCGGTCACTTCCAGCGCGCGCGGATCCAGATTGGCGCCGGGGAACGGCTCCACATGCGTGGACACGACCGGGTCGGGGTGCAGCCATCCCTCGTC
This window of the Dyella sp. A6 genome carries:
- the rnt gene encoding ribonuclease T; the encoded protein is MSSMNNSMAGRMAERFRGFLPVVVDVETGGFDDERDALLEIAAITIHMDDEGWLHPDPVVSTHVEPFPGANLDPRALEVTGIDPDNPLRGAQHERTALEHIFQPVRQAMRERGCQRAILVGHNAAFDLGFLNAAVRRTGNKRNPFHPFSCFDTATLGGLAYGQTVLSKAVLAAGQTFDAQQAHSAVYDAEQTARLFCGIVNRWKTLEDLELRQLTD
- the pstS gene encoding phosphate ABC transporter substrate-binding protein PstS; the encoded protein is MTMHVAKRRISKRGVVIAAAAMIAIAGPAVAATTNLVETGSSLLYPLFNLWVPAYTQSHPDVRINTASTGSGTGIAQSIEGIAQFGASDAYLSDMQMKKNPGMLNIPVAISSQMINYNVPGLNDKNLKLDGPVIAGMYDGQIRYWDNAQIKALNPGLPLPHKEIVPIHRADGSGDTFMFTQFLSFSDTGWHNKIGYGTSVSWPSVPSAIGATGNPGMVTAMKNSPYSIAYVGVSFKSETDKAGFGEAMLKNRSGKFVKLDERTVPAAAAAMVPKTPKDERISMIFAPGAESYPIINYEYVIVNSKQSSPETAKVMRDFLNWAVNEKGGNSMQYLKQVNFLPLPPSARALTMKQIAEIH